A single Salvelinus sp. IW2-2015 unplaced genomic scaffold, ASM291031v2 Un_scaffold5393, whole genome shotgun sequence DNA region contains:
- the LOC112078212 gene encoding uro-adherence factor A-like isoform X2, translated as MEDKSPGTYKVTNAALQRLRRRMENLKKHSSTCEARFEKEKINPEAQMSDTEAASTSEAASTSEAASTSEAASTSGSIVNVLDDAPPLIRTDSIYKKAWLKIMRLQTLVHQRTTLERESSSEKSYEENLTGEMSAIRAKQPMTKGKLGQKRGSHEIDAAATDCASENDSEREESSEKSYEENLTGEMSAIRAKQPITKGKLGQKRGSHGAKGTKRFWSTIEVDAVEDSLMNFIRMGKTPGKQDCEKCIAASGQALVNRDWRAVKFYVHNRIVADQRK; from the exons ATGGAAGATAAGAGTCCAGGAACCTACAAAGTAACCAATGCG GCACTGCAGAGGCTAAGAAGGCgcatggaaaatctaaagaagCATAGTTCAACTTGTGAGGCCAGATTTGAAAAGGAAAAGATAAATCCCGAAGCGCAG ATGTCAGACACCGAGGCTGCCAGTACCTCTGAGGCTGCCAGTACCTCTGAGGCTGCCAGTACCTCTGAGGCTGCCAGTACTTCTGGGTCGATAGTCAATGTGTTGGATGATGCACCACCGTTGATCAGAACAGACAGTATATAC AAAAAAGCATGGCTGAAAATAATGAGGCTGCAGACTCTTGTTCATCAGAGAACGACTCTAGAGAGAGAGTCATCATCTGAAAAATCCTATGAAGAAAATCTGACCG GAGAGATGTCAGCGATTCGGGCCAAACAGCCAATGACTAAGGGAAAGCTGGGACAAAAGAGAGGCTCACATG AAATTGATGCTGCAGCCACTGATTGTGCATCAGAGAACGACTCTGAGAGAGAGGAGTCGTCTGAAAAATCCTATGAAGAAAATCTGACCG GAGAGATGTCAGCGATTCGGGCCAAACAGCCAATCACCAAGGGAAAGCTGGGACAAAAGAGAGGCTCACATG GTGCCAAAGGAACAAAAAGGTTTTGGTCGACAATAGAGGTGGATGCAGTTGAAGATTCCTTGATGAATTTTATCCGAATGGGAAAAACGCCTGGAAAACAAGACTGTGAGAAATGCATTGCTGCTTCTGGCCAAGCGCTAGTAAACAGGGACTGGAGAGCAGTAAAGTTCTATGTACACAACAGAATAGTTGCAGATCAGAGAAAATAA
- the LOC112078212 gene encoding uncharacterized protein isoform X3 → MEDKSPGTYKVTNAALQRLRRRMENLKKHSSTCEARFEKEKINPEAQMSDTEAASTSEAASTSEAASTSEAASTSGSIVNVLDDAPPLIRTDSIYKKAWLKIMRLQTLVHQRTTLERESSSEKSYEENLTGEMSAIRAKQPMTKGKLGQKRGSHGAKGTKRFWSTIEVDAVEDSLMNFIRMGKTPGKQDCEKCIAASGQALVNRDWRAVKFYVHNRIVADQRK, encoded by the exons ATGGAAGATAAGAGTCCAGGAACCTACAAAGTAACCAATGCG GCACTGCAGAGGCTAAGAAGGCgcatggaaaatctaaagaagCATAGTTCAACTTGTGAGGCCAGATTTGAAAAGGAAAAGATAAATCCCGAAGCGCAG ATGTCAGACACCGAGGCTGCCAGTACCTCTGAGGCTGCCAGTACCTCTGAGGCTGCCAGTACCTCTGAGGCTGCCAGTACTTCTGGGTCGATAGTCAATGTGTTGGATGATGCACCACCGTTGATCAGAACAGACAGTATATAC AAAAAAGCATGGCTGAAAATAATGAGGCTGCAGACTCTTGTTCATCAGAGAACGACTCTAGAGAGAGAGTCATCATCTGAAAAATCCTATGAAGAAAATCTGACCG GAGAGATGTCAGCGATTCGGGCCAAACAGCCAATGACTAAGGGAAAGCTGGGACAAAAGAGAGGCTCACATG GTGCCAAAGGAACAAAAAGGTTTTGGTCGACAATAGAGGTGGATGCAGTTGAAGATTCCTTGATGAATTTTATCCGAATGGGAAAAACGCCTGGAAAACAAGACTGTGAGAAATGCATTGCTGCTTCTGGCCAAGCGCTAGTAAACAGGGACTGGAGAGCAGTAAAGTTCTATGTACACAACAGAATAGTTGCAGATCAGAGAAAATAA
- the LOC112078212 gene encoding serine-rich adhesin for platelets-like isoform X1, translated as MEDKSPGTYKVTNAALQRLRRRMENLKKHSSTCEARFEKEKINPEAQMSDTEAASTSEAASTSEAASTSEAASTSGSIVNVLDDAPPLIRTDSIYLTKAMLGYKTDDSITSIDNSEGDYVPGPSESSEEDNSDDFSEPKTRVDSSKHVDLVSEGDSSDKIAGVKRRNHYKKTSKRCRSSSEENSSNEETELKRKNQYANTYKRCTSSPMSNTSSESLLVMNVSELDGSKKYHQKKHFCLFCEQPQSKIARHLQRKHGDEIEVATALRFAKRSKARRLQLNXLRKKGNRAHNIQALKEGKGVLVPCKQTASNGQGPITRTISIVLPAMGSLNANLCGGMWQGAH; from the exons ATGGAAGATAAGAGTCCAGGAACCTACAAAGTAACCAATGCG GCACTGCAGAGGCTAAGAAGGCgcatggaaaatctaaagaagCATAGTTCAACTTGTGAGGCCAGATTTGAAAAGGAAAAGATAAATCCCGAAGCGCAG ATGTCAGACACCGAGGCTGCCAGTACCTCTGAGGCTGCCAGTACCTCTGAGGCTGCCAGTACCTCTGAGGCTGCCAGTACTTCTGGGTCGATAGTCAATGTGTTGGATGATGCACCACCGTTGATCAGAACAGACAGTATATAC TTGACCAAAGCTATGCTTGGATACAAGACTGATGACTCAATAACCAGCATTGACAACAGTGAAGGTGATTATGTCCCAGGGCCATCAGAATCATCAGAGGAAGACAATTCTGATGATTTTTCAGAACCAAAGACAAGGGTGGACAGCAGTAAACACGTTGATTTAGTCTCAGAGGGAGACAGTTCAGATAAAATAGCAGGAGTCAAGAGAAGGAATCACTACAAGAAGACTAGCAAGAGATGCAGAAGTTCCTCAGAAGAAAACAGCTCAAATGAAGAAACAGAACTCAAGAGAAAGAATCAATATGCAAATACTTATAAGAGATGTACTAGTTCCCCAATGTCAAACACTAGCAGTGAATCATTGCTTGTAATGAATGTCTCAGAATTAGATGGATCCAAAAAGTACCACCAAAAAAAGCACTTCTGTCTGTTTTGCGAGCAACCGCAATCCAAAATTGCCCGTCATTTACAACGTAAACATGGGGATGAAATAGAAGTAGCTACTGCACTTCGGTTTGCAAAGAGATCAAAAGCTAGGAGACTTCAGCTGAATKTTCTTCGCAAGAAGGGGAATCGGGCACACAACATTCAGGCACTTAAAGAAGGAAAGGGGGTTTTGGTACCATGTaaacaaacagcaagtaatggACAAGGACCAATCACCAGGACTATCAGCATTGTTTTGCCTGCCATGGGCTCTTTAAACGCAAATCTATGTGGAGGCATGTGGCAAGGTGCACACTAG